In Tachysurus vachellii isolate PV-2020 chromosome 12, HZAU_Pvac_v1, whole genome shotgun sequence, the following are encoded in one genomic region:
- the hspb3 gene encoding heat shock protein beta-3, with amino-acid sequence MAEEGVTVSHGISCPARHLLHFGKKGLEKCTEIHNLFALPGPGFQELKLDTSRNTGFVGSDEDLGEPLFRILLDVIQFKPEDILIQVFEGWLMVRGQHGARMDEHGFVSRSFTRQYQLPDLKMQAGDLTAMLCHDGILVVETKERWWTASD; translated from the coding sequence ATGGCAGAAGAAGGAGTCACCGTTTCTCATGGAATCTCATGCCCAGCACGGCACTTGTTGCATTTTGGGAAAAAGGGTCTAGAAAAGTGCACAGAAATCCATAACTTGTTTGCCTTGCCAGGACCTGGATTCCAGGAACTTAAACTGGACACAAGTAGAAACACTGGATTTGTAGGCAGTGACGAGGATTTAGGAGAGCCCCTGTTCCGAATCCTTTTGGATGTGATTCAGTTCAAACCCGAAGACATTCTCATCCAAGTGTTTGAGGGGTGGCTGATGGTCAGAGGGCAACACGGTGCACGGATGGATGAGCACGGCTTTGTGTCACGAAGCTTCACCAGACAGTATCAGCTGCCTGATCTTAAAATGCAGGCAGGAGACCTGACAGCCATGCTGTGTCATGATGGTATACTGGTGGTGGAAACCAAAGAAAGATGGTGGACAGCATCTGATTAA